One Plasmodium cynomolgi strain B DNA, chromosome 12, whole genome shotgun sequence genomic region harbors:
- a CDS encoding hypothetical protein (putative): MGFIINDAKKNDVIKTSPAEVNGEEATSNTYLSESNNGKKNGEECPGGNGSVPLSDGDTPGGEEPPVGSEDYVVANHGNEKEQPCDGTQTDNFATEETTINCAANPGEHAHWSGNKGSEREAFADETEQLPCDNGSDMNPEAEQNNIEPNGEGGMHSLGSGSGDHEGSRSGVFYLHGPSEQGHVAPSEQGHVAPSEQGHVAPTEDPNVLNSTIEQQESSFSFKSILINPNEGAVSTQDGRGSESIRMTNVQTSICSADMNTLCGGEQGVTVMTLPLESNPLEPNGLSGVAPQGVGKVGCANGEVPSQGEVPEGVTGHIAGGETGHLAGGETGHPAGEPPRRRKHPRSSEQKPPSNVNSDDGDESNHIIKKKIKRKVDENDQIFYAINEFMKEGLKNECIPLFERLQQNLFFLVMLANIPNENFDELESSSSDY; the protein is encoded by the exons ATGGGATTCATAATTAAcgatgccaaaaaaaatgacgtgaTTAAAACAAGTCCCGCAGAAGTAAATGGTGAGGAGGCCACAAGTAACACTTATTTGAGTGAATCGAacaacgggaaaaaaaatggcgaggAATGCCCAGGTGGAAATGGATCTGTTCCATTGAGTGATGGTGACAccccagggggggaggaacccCCTGTGGGGAGCGAAGACTACGTCGTGGCTAACCACGGGAATGAGAAAGAACAACCATGTGATGGTACTCAGACTGATAATTTCGCAACGGAAGAGACCACTATTAATTGTGCTGCCAACCCCGGAGAGCATGCCCACTGGAGTGGCAACAAGGGCAGCGAGCGGGAGGCGTTTGCGGACGAGACCGAG CAACTCCCATGTGACAACGGAAGTGACATGAACCCGGAGGCGGAGCAAAACAACATAGAGCCAAATGGTGAAGGAGGAATGCACAGTTTGGGAAGTGGGAGCGGCGACCACGAAGGCAGCCGCAGTGGTGTGTTCTACTTACATGGGCCGAGCGAACAAGGACATGTCGCACCAAGCGAACAAGGACATGTCGCACCGAGTGAACAAGGACATGTCGCACCGACTGAAGACCCCAATGTGTTAAACAGTACCATCGAGCAGCAGGAGAGTAGCTTCTCATTTAAGTCAATTTTGATCAATCCAAACGAAGGTGCCGTTTCAACACAGGATGGGAGAGGAAGCGAAAGCATCCGCATGACTAATGTGCAAACATCCATTTGCAGCGCAGATATGAATACATTATGTGGAGGGGAACAAGGAGTGACTGTAATGACCCTCCCCCTGGAGAGTAATCCGCTAGAGCCTAATGGACTAAGTGGAGTGGCGCCCCAGGGGGTGGGCAAAGTGGGTTGCGCAAATGGGGAAGTACCCAGCCAGGGGGAAGTACCTGAAGGTGTAACGGGACATATCGCTGGAGGGGAAACTGGCCACCTCGCTGGAGGGGAAACTGGCCACCCCGCTGGAGAACCCCCGCGGAGGAGAAAGCACCCCCGCTCGTCTGAGCAGAAGCCGCCAAGTAATGTCAATTCGGATGATGGTGATGAATCGAACcatatcataaaaaagaaaataaaaagaaaagtggaTGAAAATGATCAgattttttatgccattaATGAATTCATGAAGGAGGGActcaaaaatgaatgcaTCCCTTTGTTTGAGCGTCTACagcaaaatttgttttttttagtgaTGCTTGCGAATATACCGAATGAGAATTTTGACGAGCTGGAAAGCAGTTCGTCGGATTACTAG
- a CDS encoding hypothetical protein (putative), with translation MNKSIGAQISRSWNNKAWGNFSQSRYVSTNFEYSPSSTVSKFKAIPIVERDSTKWQKSPQRVMKAQQTFPDNNDAFFELIKKSSKNKKEKNDLSLWNKYCREMDYKNDRLISEVLNRCILRLGEFDLVHMCALLNALGRMHFRSAYFLDEVRKKLMREGDAYFERHSPHYVCLLVNSLAKLGGAPEGTNRESSPERGHECSRESSPEITPESSPEITPESSPESTPERGGVQPGNEEGSSDTTIAGEERSGDDGAPERQLLPRMVQRIQHRRVAEYSLVGMSLLLYNVSKLGLHKYYHLFGQFEKHIVKVKNDLNMIQLVNILTAYDKASLLSLSFLDELLHSRVLQGGEKNRKCCVHHLARLLNVSLSFVLYTKERRRSIPAGGSDALRRIGKQSVHMFSEMYKQLDKCRGKDLPLVCQTLSRNRRLIIGRRGQSGSGGDSPYLSFSPPRCILNPLFEKITAGVKTYINTYNHVELSTILYCHASYSIRDMTLFHLIKLRSLKIFSSFGHKSFSFLFNAFKRMNIEDVIFENSCLNKMAQLGHFSCAQTFWLTLSAYASVREDRQREDLSRLMFSNFRKVIFSAASAGDASAGDASPSGASPCDASPSGAPPNVGHQISQLTSLLTKVRKIPPAKVLHLLTSRYPNYEHTLSTASCTTLLISVSNLCATLTDKETKPSWKNYYHFVNSLTKKILSASHLYKSKDLLINFLHGSGKTFSSFSKCITVDEKKKFYFEEILRIVLPHVYSFIGEMNMGEIAVLVECLRKENYSWEAVAVVGSASGMQFDDLGGAVLRRVKRLLRAGEGVTKEGAAKGEANVELTDVELTDVELTDVELTDVELTNVELTDVELTDVETANIRIANAITVWRGLLSLGLHDKELFQLMVQRCILSSPCLSSVTSLSQAIHYVCVYSTTSEPIPKKRHIRLLQFLLNSVHRLMVNEGVVHLKCRVEDDEDDGGDEDDGGDEDDGGDGGDEDDGVLLLSEVNLRRFTKEPLLGKALTGPSLLHFYLTILKITEQVRQKKKVNISHFEET, from the exons ATGAACAAGTCGATTGGGGCACAAATCTCTCGCAGTTGGAACAACAAGGCCTGGGGAAATTTCTCCCAAAGTAGGTATGTCTCAACCAACTTTGAATACAGCCCCTCAAGTACAGTCTCCAAATTTAAGGCCATCCCTATTGTCGAACGAGATTCAACAAAATGGCAGAAATCACCCCAGCGTGTGATGAAGGCACAACAGACATTCCCTGATAACAACGATGCATTTTTCGaactaattaaaaaaagttcaaaaaataaaaaagaaaagaatgaCCTCTCTCTTTGGAATAAGTATTGTAGAGAA AtggattataaaaatgaccGCCTTATCAGTGAGGTGCTAAATCGGTGTATTCTGCGGCTTGGCGAATTTGACCTCGTGCACATGTGTGCTCTGCTGAACGCGTTGGGGCGGATGCACTTCCGGAGCGCCTACTTTTTGGACGAGGTGCGAAAGAAGTTGATGCGTGAGGGGGACGCCTACTTTGAGCGGCACTCGCCGCATTACGTGTGTCTCTTGGTGAACAGCCTGGCCAAGCTGGGCGGCGCGCCGGAAGGGACTAACAGGGAGAGCAGCCCTGAGCGTGGCCATGAGTGTAGTCGTGAGAGTAGCCCTGAGATTACCCCTGAGAGTAGCCCTGAGATTACCCCTGAGAGTAGCCCTGAGAGTACCCCTGAGCGTGGCGGGGTCCAGCCGGGTAACGAAGAGGGGAGTAGTGATACAACCATCGCGGGCGAAGAGCGCAGCGGTGATGACGGCGCGCCTGAGAGGCAGCTTCTGCCCCGCATGGTCCAAAGAATCCAACACAGGCGCGTAGCGGAGTACAGCCTGGTAGGAATGAGCCTTCTCCTGTACAACGTTTCCAAGTTAGGCCTCCACAAGTATTACCACCTATTCGGTCAGTTTGAAAAACACATAGTGAAGGTAAAAAACGACCTGAACATGATCCAGCTggttaatatattaacagCATATGATAAGGCGTCCCTCTTGAGTTTGTCTTTTCTGGACGAACTTTTACACAGCCGAGTTCTGcaaggtggagaaaaaaatcgaaaatgtTGTGTTCACCATTTGGCTAGACTACTAAACGTTTCCCTTTCGTTCGTTCTCTATacaaaggagaggaggaggagtatACCAGCAGGGGGAAGCGATGCGTTACGCCGGATAGGGAAACAGAGTGTTCATATGTTTAGCGAGATGTACAAACAGCTAGACAAGTGTAGGGGGAAGGACCTGCCCTTGGTATGTCAAACGTTAAGTAGAAACAGAAGACTCATCATTGGAAGAAGG GGACAAAGTGGCTCCGGGGGGGATTCCCCCTATTTgagcttctcccccccaaggTGTATACTcaaccccctttttgaaaaaataacagcaGGGGTGAAAACATACATTAACACGTACAACCATGTGGAGCTCTCCACTATCCTATACTGCCACGCAAGTTACAGCATCCGAGACATGACCCTTTTTCATCTCATCAAACTCAGAtccttaaaaatattttcatcctTTGGACATAaatctttttcctttctctttaATGCATTTAAACGTATGAACATAGAAGAtgtcatttttgaaaattcttGTCTGAATAAAATGGCACAGTTAGGTCATTTTAGCTGCGCGCAAACTTTTTGGCTGACCCTCTCGGCCTACGCCTCCGTGAGGGAGGACAGACAGAGGGAGGACCTTTCCCGTTTGatgttttcaaattttaggAAAGTGATTTTCAGCGCTGCTTCTGCGGGTGATGCTTCTGCTGGTGATGCTTCTCCTAGTGGTGCTTCTCCTTGTGACGCTTCTCCTAGTGGTGCTCCCCCCAACGTGGGCCACCAGATCAGCCAGCTGACGAGCCTCCTCACCAAGGTGCGGAAAATCCCCCCCGCCAAGGTGCTGCACCTCCTGACAAGTCGCTACCCAAATTACGAACACACCCTGTCAACGGCTAGCTGCACAACTCTCCTCATTTCAGTGTCCAACCTGTGTGCAACCCTAACCGACAAGGAAACGAAGCCATCCTGGAAGAACTACTACCACTTTGTAAATTCcctaacgaaaaaaattctgtcaGCTAGCCATTTGTACAAAAGTAAAGATCTGTTAATAAACTTCCTACACGGCAGTGGGAAGACTTTCTCTTCTTTCTCTAAATGTATAACAgtagatgaaaaaaaaaagttttattttgaGGAGATTCTCAGAATAGTATTACCACATGTGTATTCTTTTATTGGAGAAATGAATATGGGAGAAATTGCTGTCCTGGTGGAGTGCCTTAGGAAGGAGAATTACTCCTGGGAGGCAGTGGCCGTGGTGGGCTCGGCCAGTGGCATGCAGTTCGACGATCTTGGGGGGGCGGTTCTGCGCAGGGTGAAGCGGCTGTTGCGTGCAGGGGAAGGAGTCACAAAGGAGGGGGCGGCAAAGGGGGAGGCAAACGTGGAGCTGACAGACGTGGAGTTGACAGACGTGGAGCTGACAGACGTGGAGTTGACAGACGTGGAGCTGACAAACGTGGAGTTGACAGACGTGGAGCTGACAGACGTGGAGACGGCTAACATACGAATCGCCAACGCAATCACCGTTTGGAGGGGGTTGCTGAGTCTGGGACTTCACGACAAGGAGTTATTCCAATTGATGGTCCAACGGTGCATCCTGTCCTCGCCATGCCTATCGTCCGTCACGTCTTTGTCTCAAGCCATACACTACGTGTGCGTGTACAGCACGACCAGTGAGCCCATTCCGAAGAAGCGCCACATAAGGCTATTGCAGTTTTTACTTAACAGTGTACACAGGTTGATGGTTAACGAGGGGGTGGTTCATTTAAAGTGCAGAGTTGAAGATGATGAAGACGATGGGGGGGATGAAGACGATGGGGGGGATGAAGACGATGGGGGGGATGGAGGCGATGAAGACGATGGAGTCCTCCTTCTCTCCGAAGTAAACTTAAGAAGATTTACCAAGGAGCCTCTTTTGGGGAAGGCCCTCACAGG CCCTTCtttgttgcatttttatttgaccattttgaaaataactgaacaagtcaggcaaaaaaaaaaagtcaataTCAGCCATTTCGAAGAGACGA
- a CDS encoding hypothetical protein (putative) codes for MKLLQFPWGRHDAFLSHALVLASLVAAFFLTENFVKRKNSLFSVEVSSKKVCDFLHKNFYKVETLYICGGSLVQKDFFHNDWRNRHTDFTVDTNNPALNEHILAKSRMIFKKLDSNNNSVIDLNEFKTNVSILSKMRSINEKVLRYLFDLFDVNKDQKIDYVEFLSLNSYDFNYVKLIQILFDEESVVEGATIYNYLEIYFSEFLDNVVDDVMEDVDAYFFTRKDELVQSLVKNFWKNERRTWDINGDEKLQLEEFQNFQLSLLMQIDHLANFLHLDLNLDGCIDLPELLYYISHDGEAYRRLVAYMESGDDSGGDSGGDSEGDHRAGEKGEALFRYIREDLHVDDSLVRNLQFLFYSFDVNGDLLLDLEEYKDQMITFSVLDSAPEIVFSS; via the exons ATGAAGCTCCTGCAGTTCCCTTGGGGCAGACACGATGCCTTCTTGTCGCATGCCCTTGTGCTTGCGTCCCTCGtggctgccttttttttaaccgaaaattttgtaaaacgaaaaaatagcCTTTTCTCTGTAGAAGTGTCTAGCAAGAAGGTGTGTGACTTTctgcacaaaaatttttacaaagtggAGACTCTGTACATATGTGGCGGTTCTCTTGTGCAGaaggatttttttcataatgaCTGGAGGA ACCGCCACACCGACTTCACCGTCGACACGAACAACCCCGCTCTGAACGAGCACATCCTCGCCAAGTCGCGCatgatatttaaaaaactggacagcaacaacaacagcgTTATTGACCTGAACGAGTTCAAAACGAACGTGAGCATATTGTCCAAAATGAGGAGCATAAATGAGAAGGTGCTCCGATACCTATTCGACCTCTTCGATGTAAACAAGGATCAAAAAATTGACTACGTGGAATTCTTATCCCTAAATTCGTACGACTTCAATTACGTCAAGcttattcaaattttatttgatgaAGAGAGCGTAGTTGAGGGGGCTACAATATACAACTACTTggagatatatttttccgaGTTCTTGGATAACGTGGTAGACGACGTGATGGAAGACGTAGATGCGTACTTCTTTACACGAAAGGATGAGCTTGTCCAATCCTTggtgaaaaatttttggaaaaatgaaagacgGACGTGGGATATAAATGGCGATGAGAAGTTACAGCTTGAGGAGTTCCAGAATTTCCAGCTGTCCCTGCTCATGCAGATCGACCACCTGGCCAACTTTCTTCATTTAGACTTGAATTTGGATGGGTGTATCGATCTGCCGGAGTTGCTGTATTATATCAGCCACGACGGGGAGGCATATAGAAGGTTGGTTGCCTACATGGAGAGCGGGGATGACAGCGGGGGTGACAGCGGGGGTGACAGCGAGGGTGATCACCGCGCAGGAGAGAAGGGGGAGGCCCTGTTCAGGTACATCCGGGAGGACCTCCACGTCGACGACTCGCTCGTCCGCAATTTGCAGTTCCTGTTCTACTCGTTCGATGTGAACGGTGACCTCCTCCTCGATTTGGAGGAGTACAAGGATCAGATGATCACATTCTCCGTGCTGGACTCGGCCCCTGAGATCGTCTTCTCGAGCTAG
- a CDS encoding hypothetical protein (putative) yields IMLRGKNTTTSGTMKRTSTYGRVGKRKKGLLIGYDRIMTSKYHIRREHLLTNVHNLTSWEEGARSRYAKSIILQKESSLLLKDVIHWGHKNEEVNKKFLRLVKDSLYCNPLNIGSLFNLVYFYFTQIGQCGSELGGSPSEQGQGQGQRPTQMPMQKPTKKPMQGPTQAERSCLLYSHLLHSILMHIGRGQFSREKKAVMKAKLRGRNIRVFFFSLFRDEVKKESFQMRLVRRVWERWNDIPSMSDQLLLIICVENLHMLCVTNYRMGFMRDVFYYANLLLHLLQLRRLRGLLKANHFSLSASLCMAKAACFVLASSGDPRIHHSTGARGVGHLNEVGHIRGVGDLHEVGDLNEVGHIRRVGDSCSLHSEDVRLDKTQNGVKARGPSRGVDLKTDDSGTTRCSTNGADKEGLTLVEEPPPHNTLLYCEERFLSFLLSEKETVMRAKHVVEEDYILEEHVQHPLSSVVNKLNLCINHCLSYREYHFLTQFLVWRARLYYHVGLFRECLSDTSKVALINLHARAPLRIDSDEGGGGRSAKYSCLGLMLSCLRRLNLLRASDSYLLIPLKRGGTGSCYTWEGKTTCTPTGHKEKNHTLNKREHPYSWCRPPEDKALLRVLHGNRKKIPFTL; encoded by the coding sequence ATAATGctaagggggaaaaacacaacAACGAGTGGCACGATGAAGCGAACGAGCACATACGGTCGAGtaggaaagagaaaaaaagggctcCTAATAGGTTATGACAGGATTATGACCAGTAAGTACCACATTAGGAGGGAACATCTGTTGACCAACGTACACAACCTCACCTCATGGGAAGAAGGAGCTCGAAGCAGGTATGCGAAGTCGATCATTTTACAAAAGGAGAGTAGTCTCCTGCTGAAGGACGTGATCCATTGGGGCCACAAAAACGAAgaggttaataaaaaatttctccgTTTGGTGAAGGACTCCCTATACTGCAATCCACTTAACATTGGGAGCTTGTTCAATttggtttatttttactttacacAAATTGGGCAGTGTGGGTCCGAGTTGGGAGGGTCCCCATCAGAGCAGGGGCAGGGGCAGGGGCAGCGGCCGACGCAGATGCCGATGCAGAAGCCGACGAAGAAGCCGATGCAGGGGCCGACGCAGGCAGAGAGGAGCTGTCTCCTGTATAGCCACCTCCTGCACTCCATTTTGATGCATATTGGTAGAGGCCAGTTtagcagagaaaaaaaagccgtAATGAAGGCCAAGCTgagaggaagaaatataagagttttttttttttccctgtttaGGGAtgaggtgaagaaggagagcTTTCAGATGAGGCTGGTGAGGCGTGTTTGGGAGAGGTGGAACGACATCCCCAGCATGAGTGACCAATTGTTGTTAATAATTTGTGTCGAAAATTTGCACATGCTATGTGTAACCAACTATAGAATGGGATTCATGCgtgatgttttttattaCGCCAATTTGCTGCTGCACCTTCTGCAGCTCCGTAGGTTGAGGGGCCTTTTGAAGGCGAACCATTTCTCCCTCTCCGCCAGCCTCTGCATGGCGAAGGCCGCTTGCTTCGTACTGGCCAGCTCAGGCGACCCGCGGATTCACCACTCGACGGGTGCACGCGGAGTTGGCCATTTGAACGAAGTTGGCCATATACGCGGAGTTGGCGATTTGCACGAAGTTGGCGATTTGAACGAAGTTGGCCATATACGCCGAGTTGGCGATTCATGCAGCTTGCACAGCGAGGATGTGCGGCTGGATAAGACGCAAAACGGAGTGAAGGCGCGGGGCCCGAGCAGGGGGGTGGACCTTAAGACGGACGACTCTGGTACCACGAGATGCTCCACAAATGGTGCGGACAAGGAGGGGCTCACTCTTGTTGAAGAGCCCCCCCCGCATAATACACTGCTGTACTGTGAAGAACGATTTTTATCCTTCCTCTTGAGCGAAAAGGAGACAGTCATGAGAGCGAAACATGTGGTCGAGGAGGACTACATCCTTGAAGAACACGTACAACACCCACTATCATCAgttgtaaataaattaaaccTGTGCATAAATCACTGTCTCAGTTATCGAGAGTACCACTTCTTGACACAATTTTTAGTTTGGAGGGCCCGGCTATATTACCATGTGGGTTTGTTTCGAGAGTGTCTATCAGATACCAGCAAAGTTGCGCTGATAAACCTACACGCAAGAGCTCCACTGAGAATTGATTCGgacgaaggaggaggaggaagaagcgctAAGTACTCCTGCCTAGGCTTGATGCTGTCGTGTTTGCGTCGCCTTAACCTCCTGCGCGCATCTGATTCGTATCTACTTATTCCGTTAAAGAGAGGCGGGACGGGGAGTTGTTACACGTGGGAGGGCAAAACGACCTGCACACCAACAGGCcataaggagaaaaaccaTACCCTTAATAAGAGAGAGCACCCGTACTCTTGGTGTCGACCCCCCGAGGATAAAGCCCTCCTCCGTGTCCTCCACGGGAATAGGAAGAAAATCCCGTTTACTCTTTGA
- a CDS encoding hypothetical protein (putative) yields the protein MNRRKFGLAAKYLAILFTFFFSTIECKSGGRQTFFLSHLVGNTKQGGKTCPRGAGLINGASHARTTTQWRKNHLNFSPSGGHGCTQGRWAGRTRTAAAGAGAAQRVRMWEVLPGTHGRSTTTTSTTSMTRPTNSLTTSSSTPPLWARKIDQKEIKRRKNYQYALKHMYDKNGRRIKDINKEKKSVKKKKLFDYEGFKVDKIFACLSEEDMQELRDEELKRKSGEILHNNKYIDTYGVESETDLDD from the coding sequence atgaaccgGAGGAAGTTCGGACTGGCGGCTAAATACTTGGCCATCctctttaccttttttttctccacaatTGAATGTAAAAGCGGAGGAAGgcaaaccttttttttgagtcaCTTGGTgggaaatacaaaacagGGAGGTAAGACATGCCCACGGGGGGCAGGCCTTATCAATGGCGCCTCCCATGCGAGGACGACGACACAGTGGCGGAAAAATCACTTGAACTTCTCCCCAAGCGGAGGTCACGGTTGTACACAGGGAAGGTGGGCAGGTCGGACAAGAACTGCAGCAGCTGGAGCTGGAGCGGCGCAGAGGGTGCGCATGTGGGAGGTACTACCCGGCACCCACGGAAGGTCAACCACTACGACTTCCACTACCTCTATGACGAGGCCTACCAATAGCCTTAccacttcctcctccaccccCCCTCTGTGGGCACGCAAAATTGACCAAAAAGAAATCAAGCGGAGGAAAAACTACCAGTATGCATTAAAACACATGTATGATAAAAACGGAAGACGAATAAAGGACataaacaaggaaaaaaaatctgtaaagaaaaaaaagttgtttgATTACGAAGGGTTTAAGGTGGATAAAATTTTCGCGTGTCTGAGTGAGGAGGACATGCAGGAGTTGCGCGATGAGGAGTTGAAACGCAAGTCGGGGGAGATTCTTCACAACAATAAGTATATTGATACGTATGGCGTGGAGTCAGAGACGGACCTGGACGAC
- a CDS encoding thioredoxin (putative) has product MPISHHEGCGCKHADEVLRGGEFLLKYMDVEKVTALNEQVPGSCRKILKHYDDRLSPSNCESDADHELIMNIPFTSPCKIVSLFLIGGEEGSYPKKIKIYSNREDIDFENIHDFKCVQELDLSEDYHGSVEYPLKVYEASPNLSDHKVKGAENKMHFSFDAF; this is encoded by the exons ATGCCTATTTCGCACCACGAGGGATGCGGGTGTAAGCACGCCGACGAGGTGTTGAGGGGTGGGGAGTTCCTGCTCAAATATATGGACGTTGAAAAGGTCACTGCGCTGAACGAGCAG GTCCCCGGGTCGTGCAGGAAGATTCTGAAGCATTATGACGATAGACTGTCCCCCTCCAACTGCGAGAGTGACGCGGACCATGAGTTG ATTATGAATATTCCTTTTACTAGCCCCTGCAAG ATCGTCAGTCTTTTCCTCATTGGAGGGGAGGAAGGAAGCTACCCGAAAAAGATCAAAATTTATTCCAACCGGGAGGACATTGACTTTGAGaa CATTCACGACTTCAAGTGTGTGCAGGAGTTGGACCTCTCGGAGGACTACCACGGGTCGGTAGAGTACCCGCTAAAG GTCTACGAAGCCTCCCCGAATTTGTCCGACCACAAGGTGAAAGGcgcagaaaataaaatgcatttCTCCTTTGACGCGTTTTAG